From a single Bacillus sp. NEB1478 genomic region:
- a CDS encoding DJ-1/PfpI family protein, which translates to MKKKVLVYLYPQFREVEIMTTLSIVGRKYEVLPFSLLPGTVTSECGLMMQPVIKMKNISPMDYEMLIIPGGKQVFTQGNTRLLHLIQVFNREGIKIAAIGNGAAILGRAGILNDRTYTVSLKEDEYSKAGIWLNGNFTSKPLVEDKNILTAQSHAYIDFGLTIGDRLKCFDGLEEYNFYKGTSSF; encoded by the coding sequence CTTGTTTATTTGTATCCTCAATTTAGAGAAGTTGAGATTATGACAACTTTGTCTATAGTCGGTAGAAAATATGAGGTTTTACCTTTTTCACTATTGCCAGGAACTGTTACGAGTGAATGTGGATTAATGATGCAGCCTGTCATTAAGATGAAGAATATCAGCCCAATGGATTATGAAATGTTGATCATACCCGGAGGAAAACAAGTATTCACCCAAGGAAACACAAGACTTTTGCATTTAATTCAAGTGTTTAACCGCGAAGGGATAAAAATTGCCGCGATCGGTAACGGTGCAGCAATTTTAGGCAGAGCGGGTATATTAAATGATCGTACTTATACCGTTTCTTTGAAAGAAGATGAATACTCAAAGGCGGGGATCTGGCTAAATGGGAATTTCACTTCTAAACCATTGGTAGAAGATAAGAATATCCTTACTGCCCAAAGTCATGCATATATTGATTTTGGCTTAACGATCGGGGACCGTTTGAAATGCTTTGACGGCCTTGAAGAATATAATTTTTATAAAGGTACAAGTTCCTTTTAA